Proteins from one Haloarchaeobius litoreus genomic window:
- the nreA gene encoding DNA repair protein NreA codes for MRLDDYIEGLEPDESQRRRRLAEEKSYAITEYLEDFQSRFEETVQGDSLYGATAPSIFVGRTNYPNVSTGLLSPVAEGDPTDFVTNGEWYQQGLGVGDVVERRTGLLNSRRSANVNVEDVWDGFVGVQREVAIAGDPVDVEIGLDGKLDLDLDVGEGVATPTGPSASATSVDLTENPYVPRPVKKTLEDDDWQAQGAMTYLYRRGLDVYDINRVLSAGALGQGENRRLVPTRWSITAVDDTIGQYLRGQIRHAPSVDSVEVRMNEYMGNRFWVLLAPGQWEFELVEMKAPGSVWNPDPTGDIWMGSASEGYEGRTGYVDETAGAYYASRLGVLEHLAERGRQAKCLVLREVSDDYWAPVGVWQVRESVRNAFDGTPWHSVDADAVDGSLAGEHGEAETFHGAVRTIAQRLPVSYDRLRRKSDLVAGVQSSLGDF; via the coding sequence ATGCGGCTCGACGACTACATCGAGGGACTGGAGCCCGACGAGTCCCAACGCCGTCGGCGACTCGCCGAGGAGAAGTCCTACGCCATCACCGAGTACCTGGAGGACTTCCAGTCGCGCTTCGAGGAGACGGTGCAGGGCGACTCCCTGTACGGCGCGACGGCACCGTCCATCTTCGTCGGCCGGACGAACTACCCGAACGTCTCGACGGGCTTGCTCTCACCCGTCGCCGAGGGCGACCCCACCGACTTCGTCACGAACGGCGAGTGGTACCAGCAGGGCCTCGGCGTCGGCGACGTCGTCGAGCGGCGCACCGGCCTGCTGAACTCCCGGCGCAGCGCGAACGTGAACGTCGAGGACGTCTGGGACGGCTTCGTCGGCGTCCAGCGCGAGGTCGCCATCGCGGGTGACCCGGTCGACGTGGAGATCGGCCTCGACGGCAAACTCGACCTCGACCTCGACGTTGGCGAGGGCGTGGCCACGCCGACCGGCCCGAGCGCCAGCGCCACCTCGGTCGACCTCACCGAGAATCCCTACGTCCCGCGCCCGGTGAAGAAGACGCTGGAGGACGACGACTGGCAGGCCCAGGGTGCGATGACGTACCTCTACCGGCGCGGCCTCGACGTGTACGACATCAACCGAGTCCTGTCGGCTGGCGCGCTCGGCCAGGGCGAGAACCGCCGGCTCGTCCCGACGCGCTGGTCCATCACCGCCGTCGACGACACCATCGGGCAGTACCTCCGCGGGCAGATCCGCCACGCGCCGAGCGTCGACAGCGTCGAGGTCCGGATGAACGAGTACATGGGCAACCGCTTCTGGGTGCTGCTCGCGCCCGGCCAGTGGGAGTTCGAGCTCGTCGAGATGAAAGCGCCGGGGAGCGTCTGGAACCCCGACCCGACCGGCGACATCTGGATGGGGAGCGCCTCGGAGGGCTACGAGGGCCGCACCGGCTACGTCGACGAGACCGCCGGCGCGTACTACGCCAGCCGCCTCGGCGTGCTCGAACACCTCGCCGAGCGCGGCCGGCAGGCGAAGTGCCTGGTGCTCCGGGAGGTCAGCGACGACTACTGGGCACCGGTCGGTGTCTGGCAGGTGCGCGAGAGCGTCCGCAACGCCTTCGACGGGACGCCGTGGCACAGCGTCGACGCGGACGCGGTGGACGGGTCGCTCGCAGGCGAGCACGGCGAGGCCGAGACGTTCCACGGCGCGGTCCGAACCATCGCGCAGCGGCTCCCCGTCTCCTACGACCGGCTCCGTCGAAAGTCCGACCTCGTCGCTGGGGTGCAGAGCTCACTGGGGGACTTCTGA
- a CDS encoding DUF302 domain-containing protein, with protein sequence MGLESNDDGDVELPTPSDDEIGKKQATLEMEHEEAIDHVREAFAEAGFGTAVEFSVSDLLAEKIGADRDPYYILGACNPEMADRGLDMSPELGGLMPCNVVVWEEEPGRQHVYHVSIMKIAPLLGMAPRDEDWDELVADTGELVEAAFENLDSV encoded by the coding sequence ATGGGACTCGAATCCAACGACGACGGCGACGTCGAACTGCCGACACCGAGCGACGACGAGATCGGCAAGAAGCAGGCCACACTCGAGATGGAGCACGAGGAGGCCATCGACCACGTCCGCGAGGCGTTCGCCGAGGCCGGCTTCGGGACCGCCGTCGAGTTCTCCGTCTCGGACCTCCTCGCCGAGAAGATCGGTGCCGACCGCGACCCGTACTACATCCTCGGGGCCTGCAACCCGGAGATGGCGGACCGCGGGCTCGACATGAGTCCGGAGCTCGGCGGGCTGATGCCGTGTAACGTCGTCGTCTGGGAGGAGGAACCCGGGCGACAGCACGTCTACCACGTCTCCATCATGAAGATCGCGCCGCTGCTCGGGATGGCACCACGCGACGAGGACTGGGACGAGCTCGTCGCCGACACCGGCGAACTCGTCGAGGCGGCGTTCGAGAACCTCGACAGCGTCTGA
- a CDS encoding CPBP family glutamic-type intramembrane protease: MSSQDAGVVADAVDWLRTRLASLRWSRLSWTAKSLVVGAVLSILWMVFHQPGLDQRLVIDGLIFFCGPMALAAYYGKEIGYRVDRTAVRNAALLALFVLPFYLVGSSLPSIRAYYPMWTTAAELREPGAFAAHAAKQFALVVAVETYYRGLLCVGVGERFGIKAAFISPVVYALHHIGKPPIEMLLSGPTDVLFGAVDYKSDSILPSVIAHGAGLVLLDWLVIHDPLIPPETVYGWLEWLPVPL, translated from the coding sequence GTGTCGAGCCAGGACGCCGGCGTCGTCGCCGATGCCGTCGACTGGCTCCGAACCAGACTCGCGTCCCTGCGCTGGTCGCGCCTCTCCTGGACCGCGAAGTCGCTCGTCGTCGGTGCGGTCCTCTCGATACTCTGGATGGTGTTCCACCAGCCCGGGCTGGACCAGCGGCTGGTCATCGACGGCCTCATCTTCTTCTGTGGCCCGATGGCGCTCGCCGCCTACTACGGCAAGGAGATCGGCTACCGCGTCGACCGGACCGCGGTGCGCAACGCCGCGCTGCTCGCGCTGTTCGTCCTCCCGTTCTACCTCGTCGGGTCGTCGCTGCCGTCCATCCGTGCATACTACCCGATGTGGACGACGGCGGCCGAGCTCCGCGAACCCGGCGCGTTCGCGGCCCACGCCGCCAAGCAGTTCGCGCTGGTGGTCGCCGTCGAGACGTACTACCGGGGGCTGCTCTGTGTCGGCGTCGGCGAGCGCTTCGGCATCAAGGCCGCGTTCATCAGCCCCGTGGTCTACGCGCTCCATCACATCGGGAAGCCCCCGATAGAGATGCTGCTCTCTGGACCGACCGACGTGCTGTTCGGCGCGGTCGACTACAAGAGCGACTCCATCCTACCCTCGGTCATCGCCCACGGGGCCGGGCTGGTGCTGCTCGACTGGCTGGTCATCCACGACCCGCTCATCCCACCGGAGACCGTGTACGGCTGGCTGGAGTGGCTGCCCGTCCCGCTGTAG
- a CDS encoding DUF5789 family protein — MADEEEADAEPAVELGEGESVEGAPLARVTSRLSWPITKSRLETLEGDAVIRTPDGPTELSTALDDVDITYFEKRQEFEEAIRDVVGRGPVATADE; from the coding sequence ATGGCTGACGAGGAGGAAGCAGACGCAGAACCCGCCGTCGAGCTCGGCGAGGGAGAGTCCGTCGAGGGCGCACCGCTCGCGCGAGTCACGTCCCGCCTGAGCTGGCCCATCACCAAGAGCCGACTGGAGACCCTCGAGGGCGACGCCGTCATCCGGACGCCCGACGGCCCGACCGAGCTCTCCACGGCGCTCGATGACGTCGACATCACGTACTTCGAGAAGCGCCAGGAGTTCGAGGAGGCCATCCGCGACGTCGTCGGTCGCGGCCCCGTCGCGACCGCGGACGAGTAG
- a CDS encoding DUF7139 domain-containing protein: MTSLADVYEDNVGEVEDLRRFYLGIALFAAGALLTVVGILVGGTDLLGAVGVGVYDARKVAGLLGGLGVPAVLVGVFTVLPASERIRAAAAIGASLCVLGVALFWYAYPTYWVTGPQERTGLTLLVAAVYSFGVFASIGCLFSAVVTFKTRNDPGGTVTMEVTREGETRVVEVPAEHAEQAAYGGVGMFGADPDGSVETQTNQPSPGAGSSSSAASARSSRGSSSSGLGSPGTPTSDGGASTQDIRSPMDGYDDGEVLKSEPSRQEQSLADRYCGNCQHFQYVRTNHGMQPYCGAHGEVMGDMEACQQWEPNN; encoded by the coding sequence ATGACCAGTCTCGCGGACGTGTACGAGGACAACGTCGGGGAGGTCGAGGACCTCCGGCGGTTCTACCTGGGGATCGCACTGTTCGCGGCGGGTGCGTTGCTGACGGTGGTGGGTATCCTCGTCGGGGGGACCGACCTGCTCGGTGCGGTCGGCGTGGGAGTCTACGACGCCCGGAAGGTCGCCGGACTGCTCGGTGGACTCGGCGTGCCGGCCGTGCTCGTCGGCGTCTTCACCGTCCTGCCGGCGAGCGAACGCATCCGGGCCGCCGCTGCCATCGGGGCGAGCCTCTGCGTGCTCGGCGTCGCGCTGTTCTGGTACGCCTACCCGACGTACTGGGTGACGGGTCCGCAGGAACGCACCGGGCTCACCCTGCTCGTCGCGGCGGTGTACTCCTTCGGCGTGTTCGCCTCCATCGGCTGCCTGTTCAGTGCGGTGGTCACGTTCAAGACGCGGAACGACCCCGGCGGCACCGTGACGATGGAGGTCACCCGCGAGGGCGAGACCCGCGTCGTCGAGGTGCCCGCCGAACACGCCGAGCAGGCCGCCTACGGCGGCGTCGGGATGTTCGGCGCGGACCCCGACGGCTCCGTCGAGACGCAGACGAACCAGCCCTCGCCGGGTGCCGGGTCGTCGTCCAGCGCGGCCTCGGCCCGGTCGTCCCGCGGTTCCTCGTCGTCCGGTCTCGGCAGCCCGGGCACGCCGACGAGCGACGGCGGCGCGTCGACCCAGGACATCCGGTCGCCGATGGACGGCTACGACGACGGCGAGGTGCTCAAGTCCGAGCCCAGTCGGCAGGAGCAGAGCCTCGCGGACCGCTACTGCGGCAACTGCCAGCACTTCCAGTACGTCCGGACGAACCACGGAATGCAGCCCTACTGCGGCGCGCACGGCGAGGTGATGGGTGACATGGAGGCGTGCCAGCAGTGGGAGCCGAACAACTAG
- a CDS encoding Mut7-C RNAse domain-containing protein has product MRLLLDAMLGNLATYLRLCGHDTVYALDRDVEADEAVLGLATAGDRTLVTRDEQLATQAEQSILLRDRDTEPQLRELATAGVDLTPAEEPVHCGRCNGRLVRVDATDSDARPDYVPDHATPVWRCRNCDQRFWKGSHWDRMVATLADVRDASGESATGS; this is encoded by the coding sequence ATGCGGCTCCTCCTCGACGCGATGCTCGGCAACCTCGCGACGTACCTGCGGCTCTGCGGTCACGATACCGTCTACGCGCTCGACCGCGACGTGGAGGCAGACGAGGCGGTGCTCGGACTCGCGACGGCGGGGGACCGGACGCTCGTCACCCGCGACGAACAGCTCGCCACGCAGGCCGAACAGTCGATCCTGCTGCGGGACCGCGACACCGAGCCACAGCTCCGCGAACTCGCGACGGCCGGCGTCGACCTCACCCCTGCCGAGGAGCCGGTCCACTGCGGACGGTGCAACGGTCGGCTCGTCCGGGTGGACGCTACCGATTCGGACGCCCGACCCGACTACGTCCCCGACCACGCCACCCCCGTCTGGCGCTGTCGGAACTGCGACCAGCGGTTCTGGAAGGGGAGCCACTGGGACCGGATGGTCGCGACGCTGGCGGACGTCCGAGACGCATCAGGAGAATCGGCGACAGGGAGCTAG
- the polX gene encoding DNA polymerase/3'-5' exonuclease PolX codes for MTLQDDVAARLEEMANLLEADDVEYKPNAYRRAAESIRDYQGSFDDLVAEGADAVGELDHVGDAISSKVVEYAETGEIEELAELRERYPVALDALLRVEGVGPKTVGTLYDELGVTDLEDLEAAARAAEIRELHGFGPKTEENILENIAFAKSAGERTLLGDARPLADDLVAYLSGSSPVEHVEVAGSLRRWRATIGDIDVLVGTDDGAAAIDALRDWDGTDDVIEAGTEKASVRSDGMRVDLRVVVPEEFGSALQYFTGSKAHNVALRNYAIDRGLKLNEYGAFDVRDVEDPDAGQRVGERVAGTDEASMYDALDLPLIPPEMREDRGEIPAAADDELPDLVAEDEVRGDLHTHTDRSDGAESIESMLDGAASFGHDYIAVTDHATGPGVVGGVGVPDEELLEQADEIRAAAEGFDITVFTGVEANITADGEISVDDDVLAELDVVVASPHAALDGDGTDRLVRAMEHPAVDILGHPTGRLLNQRPGLEVDAEALAEAAAREGVALEINSDPHRLDLSGGPVKVAVDAGATVAIDTDAHRTSSFGHVRFGVHTARRGWAEAADVLNTRDADGVREFLH; via the coding sequence ATGACCCTACAGGACGACGTCGCCGCACGACTGGAGGAGATGGCGAACCTGCTCGAAGCCGACGACGTGGAGTACAAGCCCAACGCGTACCGACGCGCGGCCGAGAGCATCCGGGACTACCAGGGGTCGTTCGACGACCTCGTCGCGGAAGGAGCCGACGCAGTCGGCGAACTGGACCACGTCGGCGATGCGATCTCGTCCAAGGTCGTCGAGTACGCCGAGACGGGGGAGATCGAGGAGCTGGCGGAGCTCCGCGAGCGCTATCCGGTCGCGCTCGACGCGCTGCTCAGGGTGGAGGGCGTCGGCCCGAAGACCGTCGGCACGCTGTACGACGAACTCGGCGTGACTGACCTCGAGGACCTCGAAGCAGCCGCACGCGCGGCGGAGATACGGGAGCTGCACGGATTCGGACCGAAGACCGAGGAGAACATCCTCGAGAACATCGCGTTCGCGAAGTCGGCCGGCGAGCGCACGCTGCTCGGGGACGCCCGCCCGCTCGCGGACGACCTCGTGGCGTACCTCTCCGGTTCCTCGCCGGTCGAACACGTCGAGGTCGCGGGCTCGTTGCGCCGCTGGCGCGCGACCATCGGCGACATCGACGTGCTCGTCGGCACCGACGACGGCGCGGCCGCCATCGACGCGCTCCGCGACTGGGACGGCACCGACGACGTCATCGAGGCCGGCACGGAGAAGGCGAGCGTGCGCAGCGACGGGATGCGCGTCGACCTGCGCGTCGTCGTCCCCGAGGAGTTCGGTTCCGCGCTCCAGTACTTCACCGGGAGCAAGGCCCACAACGTCGCCCTCCGGAACTACGCCATCGACCGCGGGCTGAAGCTCAACGAGTACGGCGCGTTCGACGTGCGCGACGTGGAGGACCCCGACGCCGGCCAGCGCGTCGGCGAACGTGTCGCCGGCACCGACGAGGCGTCGATGTACGACGCGCTCGACCTGCCGTTGATCCCGCCCGAGATGCGCGAGGACCGCGGCGAGATACCCGCCGCCGCGGACGACGAACTCCCAGACCTCGTGGCCGAGGACGAGGTTCGCGGCGACCTCCACACCCACACCGACCGGTCCGACGGCGCGGAGTCCATCGAGTCGATGCTCGACGGCGCGGCCAGCTTCGGCCACGACTACATCGCCGTCACCGACCACGCGACCGGTCCGGGCGTCGTCGGCGGCGTCGGCGTCCCCGACGAGGAGCTGCTCGAGCAGGCCGACGAGATCCGGGCGGCCGCCGAGGGCTTCGACATCACCGTCTTCACCGGCGTCGAGGCGAACATCACCGCCGACGGCGAGATATCCGTCGACGACGACGTGCTCGCAGAGCTCGACGTGGTCGTCGCCTCGCCACACGCCGCCCTCGACGGCGACGGCACCGACCGACTCGTCCGGGCGATGGAGCACCCCGCCGTCGACATCCTCGGCCACCCGACCGGCCGACTGCTGAACCAGCGCCCCGGGCTCGAGGTCGACGCCGAGGCGCTCGCCGAGGCCGCCGCACGAGAGGGCGTCGCGCTGGAGATCAACAGCGACCCGCACCGGCTCGACCTCTCCGGTGGTCCCGTCAAGGTCGCCGTCGACGCAGGCGCGACGGTCGCCATCGACACCGACGCCCACCGCACGAGTTCGTTCGGCCACGTCCGGTTCGGCGTCCACACCGCACGGCGTGGCTGGGCCGAGGCCGCCGACGTGCTGAACACGCGGGACGCCGACGGCGTCCGCGAGTTCCTGCACTGA
- a CDS encoding DUF5788 family protein yields the protein MKSYEQKQLLARVDREGATVGADIPERIDVQGEDIDLQSFVFEIKRRDTIPSGERERVQQAKKNLRRERLQRRQRLENDWAEMSWAEGEELVEAIIGLDRALNALESLGPTNIEAEADAKAAADKKRWMNFLKKALGREGGGPRT from the coding sequence GTGAAATCGTACGAACAGAAGCAGCTGCTCGCGCGGGTCGACCGCGAGGGGGCGACCGTGGGCGCGGACATCCCCGAGCGCATCGACGTGCAGGGCGAGGACATCGACCTGCAGTCGTTCGTCTTCGAGATCAAGCGTCGGGACACCATCCCGTCGGGCGAGCGCGAGCGGGTGCAGCAGGCGAAGAAGAACCTGCGACGCGAGCGGCTCCAGCGCAGACAGCGACTCGAGAACGACTGGGCCGAGATGAGCTGGGCGGAGGGCGAGGAGCTGGTCGAAGCGATAATCGGGCTGGACCGCGCGCTGAACGCGCTGGAGAGCCTCGGCCCGACGAACATCGAGGCGGAGGCCGACGCGAAGGCGGCAGCGGACAAGAAGCGCTGGATGAACTTCCTGAAGAAGGCCCTCGGCCGCGAGGGCGGTGGACCCCGAACATGA
- a CDS encoding rhomboid family intramembrane serine protease, giving the protein MANCDECGDETNMPYTCNRCGGKFCGTHRLPENHDCPGLQWNDPQGVWAEEQSASGSDDGDGGLLSGVTADPFRRGGPLAYFRGNMTYVFLGLMWVTWALQYFIVPNVTDIQAGSQAWTDIFALQSEHPEYVWAWFTSIFSHAPSLYHIAGNSIVIFFFGRLVEEYVGSRDYIFLFLGSGVLAGLGHIGLALVTGEPTALYGASGAALALMGVLTIIRPNLTVLIYFIIPTPIWVLTGLYALISVTGILGGNIMPGGANVAHAAHLFGLVLGLLYGQYVKDKVSLPRETSLGGGRRGGGGGRGPF; this is encoded by the coding sequence ATGGCCAACTGCGACGAGTGCGGCGACGAGACGAACATGCCGTACACCTGCAACCGGTGTGGCGGGAAGTTCTGTGGCACCCACCGGCTGCCCGAGAACCATGACTGCCCCGGGCTGCAGTGGAACGACCCGCAGGGCGTCTGGGCCGAGGAGCAGTCGGCGTCAGGGAGCGACGACGGCGACGGGGGACTGCTGAGCGGCGTCACGGCCGACCCGTTCCGCCGTGGGGGCCCCCTCGCCTACTTCCGCGGGAACATGACGTACGTGTTCCTCGGGCTGATGTGGGTGACGTGGGCGCTGCAGTACTTCATCGTCCCGAACGTCACCGACATCCAGGCCGGCTCGCAGGCGTGGACCGACATCTTCGCGCTCCAGAGCGAGCACCCCGAGTACGTCTGGGCGTGGTTCACCTCCATCTTCTCGCACGCGCCCAGCCTCTACCACATCGCCGGGAACAGCATCGTGATCTTCTTCTTCGGCCGGCTGGTCGAGGAGTACGTCGGGAGCCGCGACTACATCTTCCTGTTCCTCGGGAGCGGCGTGCTCGCGGGACTGGGCCACATCGGCCTCGCACTGGTGACCGGCGAACCGACCGCGCTGTACGGAGCCTCCGGTGCCGCGCTCGCGCTGATGGGCGTGCTGACGATCATCCGCCCCAACCTCACCGTGCTCATCTACTTCATCATCCCGACGCCCATCTGGGTGCTCACCGGGCTGTACGCGCTCATCAGCGTCACGGGCATTCTCGGTGGGAACATCATGCCCGGCGGGGCGAACGTCGCCCACGCGGCCCACCTGTTCGGCCTCGTGCTCGGCCTGCTGTACGGCCAGTACGTGAAGGACAAGGTGAGCCTCCCCAGGGAGACGAGTCTCGGCGGCGGCCGTCGCGGCGGCGGTGGCGGCAGAGGCCCGTTCTGA
- a CDS encoding endonuclease V, translating to MRTEFVPDPAASRAEMEAQQRDIAAAASFSDDFEFDSDAVGSDTGPLVAGVDQAFLDDRAVSAIVVTRGDSVVERAHAVSPLSIPYIPGLLSFREGNPILAAFEELETEPDCVLFDGSGRIHFRQAGLATHIGVVLDIPSVGVAKNLLCGTPERSTEGLAAGECVGIDADGGVDAPAGTRIGYAVQTKQYDSPNRHVNPLYVSPGHRVSAETAADWTLATAAGYKLPEPTRLADAYAADVKRTNDT from the coding sequence ATGCGGACCGAGTTCGTCCCGGACCCGGCGGCCTCCCGCGCGGAGATGGAGGCCCAGCAGCGCGACATCGCCGCGGCCGCGAGTTTCTCGGACGATTTCGAGTTCGACAGCGACGCGGTCGGCAGCGACACCGGCCCGCTCGTCGCGGGTGTCGACCAGGCGTTCCTCGACGACCGGGCGGTGAGCGCCATCGTCGTCACCCGCGGCGACAGCGTCGTCGAGCGCGCCCACGCCGTCTCGCCGCTCTCGATTCCGTACATCCCCGGCCTCCTGTCGTTCCGCGAGGGCAATCCCATCCTCGCCGCGTTCGAGGAACTGGAGACGGAGCCCGACTGCGTGCTGTTCGACGGAAGCGGCCGCATCCACTTCCGGCAGGCCGGGCTCGCGACCCACATCGGCGTCGTGCTCGATATCCCGAGCGTCGGCGTCGCGAAGAACCTGCTCTGCGGGACGCCCGAACGGTCGACGGAGGGCCTCGCGGCGGGCGAGTGCGTCGGTATCGACGCCGACGGCGGCGTGGACGCACCTGCCGGCACCAGGATCGGCTACGCGGTCCAGACGAAGCAGTACGACTCGCCGAACCGCCACGTCAACCCGCTGTACGTCAGTCCGGGGCACCGCGTGAGCGCCGAGACGGCGGCGGACTGGACGCTCGCCACCGCGGCGGGCTACAAGCTCCCCGAACCCACCCGGCTGGCCGACGCATACGCCGCAGACGTGAAACGAACCAACGACACTTAG
- a CDS encoding SDR family oxidoreductase gives MTADEDDGSPGEVSATAANEGSSGPEPTLSTVLITGCSSGIGRATAKAFRSEGWLVYATARDEDDIADLTDIGCETAELDVTDRGQVERVVDRIVDEAGHIDCVVNNAGYAQLGPIEDVPTRKVHEQFDVNVYGPHRLVRAAAPHMREAEDGTFVNVSSVSGKLSVAGTGVYSASKFAVEAMSDALRSELRDFDVEVVVVEPGPVATQFTDRADSEVDDLPRSEAYDDLYEIFEDASLVAGDGPLAVSPTEVAAVILNAASSTDPATRYPVGVVAKYGLLARYLPDRIRDVVVGLVRRFAT, from the coding sequence ATGACCGCAGACGAGGACGACGGCTCGCCCGGCGAGGTGAGCGCGACGGCTGCCAACGAGGGGTCGTCGGGACCGGAACCGACGCTTTCGACCGTGCTCATCACCGGCTGTTCGTCCGGTATCGGCCGCGCGACGGCGAAGGCGTTCCGCTCGGAGGGCTGGCTGGTGTACGCGACGGCCCGCGACGAGGACGACATCGCGGACCTCACCGACATCGGCTGCGAGACGGCCGAACTCGACGTGACCGACCGCGGGCAGGTCGAGCGCGTCGTCGACCGCATCGTCGACGAGGCCGGCCACATCGACTGCGTCGTCAACAACGCCGGCTACGCGCAGCTGGGCCCCATCGAGGACGTCCCGACGAGAAAGGTCCACGAGCAGTTCGACGTGAACGTCTACGGGCCGCACCGGCTCGTCCGCGCCGCCGCGCCGCACATGCGCGAGGCCGAGGACGGCACGTTCGTCAACGTCTCCAGCGTCTCCGGCAAGCTCTCGGTCGCCGGCACGGGCGTCTACTCCGCCTCGAAGTTCGCCGTCGAGGCGATGAGCGACGCGCTCCGGAGCGAGCTGCGCGACTTCGACGTGGAGGTCGTCGTCGTCGAGCCCGGTCCCGTGGCGACGCAGTTCACCGACCGCGCCGACAGCGAGGTCGACGACCTGCCGCGTTCGGAGGCGTACGACGACCTCTACGAGATCTTCGAGGACGCGAGCCTGGTCGCGGGCGACGGCCCGCTCGCCGTCTCGCCCACCGAGGTCGCCGCGGTCATCCTGAACGCTGCCAGCAGCACCGACCCCGCGACCAGATACCCCGTCGGCGTCGTCGCGAAGTACGGCCTGCTCGCGCGCTACCTGCCCGACCGGATCCGGGACGTGGTCGTGGGGCTCGTCCGGCGCTTCGCCACGTAG